The genomic DNA TTTCTATATTGACTTTTTCTTCCCAATGAGAAAGAAAGCTCCTTAAGAAAGAGAAGAGTGTCAATATTGTACCCTGGAAAGAGTCgtatctgggttcaagtcctacctttgACACTTCCTACTTTTTTACTTTGGGCAAATCAATagccttgagcctcagtttccccatctgtaaaatgaagggttgagacaagatgatctctgaggCTCCTTCTACCTCTGACTCTATGGTATTATAATTCAACGAGTTGTCTTGTATTTCTCCAATATCCCTATAACCCACTTCCATGTAGTAAAGGATTGGACATATGGTTAGCATTCAATGAATACTTGTGGTTTAGATGTTGATTTTGACATCAAATCATTTGTGGGCTAAGGAGACTTGGGGTCCCTAGGTATCATGTTGGAAATTCCCTACCTCCATGCTGAGGAGATAcagaaatatgaataataaacCTTTTTCTTTACTAACAGCCATTTCCAGAGAAATGTTCAAGGCACTTTCTGTAAGTACACTGCCACCAATTAGAAAAATAgagaccagaaagaacaatgaccaAAATATTCCTAAGCAATTTTTGTTTCACCCTCAGGAGAAGCATGAATATCAGATGCAAAAGGTTGCCAttaccccccttccccccaaaaaaactccttTCACAATCTCtataggagagaaaggagaatcaGGAGGACAAACATTTTCTGGAAATCCCAGACCTACTGTTGAATAATAGGAAGCAGGACGTGGAACTCTCCAGAGACCATCTGTCTTCAAGTTCCCCAAACTCTGAAGTCTCCTTTAAGTCATTTTCCTATGCTGAAGGGTCAATGGAGGTTCAAAGTTCAAGGTATTCATTAATCATACCAGATGGGAAACACTCTGCTAGCCACTAGACCCTATAAACGAActctttcttgttctctttcttgTCATTCCACATTAGGGTCACCTGGAAAACCTGGTCATCAAGGGGCCAGAGGACCAAAGGGCCCACCTGGGCCAAAGGGTGATAAAGGCTCacctgggaaggaaggaaattgttGTCTCAGTGGTAAGTCAATCAACCTCGGAAGTCCCTAGTCTGTCTTTGGAATGTGCCAGTTCTCTAATTGATGCTTCCCTATTTTCTGGAATTAAGAGACTGGACAAAACAGAACTATGAAATATCAAATCCAAACCATCAAAGGTCACTCTAGGAGTGTGATCCATAGTTCTTTCCAGTTGAAAGGTGATGGAAGAACTGTGGAGAGTGATCAAAACCAACATGACAAACTTTTCTAATATTCAGGTTAATGAAACCAACCTTTCCCAAGACAAGAGAATCATCATAATGTAAAGATGTTGCCAGATTTGTGTCCATTCACAGGACCAAAAAACATAtttatgttttccaatttttattttaatttatggaagaaTACAATTATTTCCATAGCATAGCACAAATAAATGCAAATCTGTAAAGTAAAACTTGCTGTTCccttcaaatatacaacaaaactatcatgtaaatttattttttcttccctcaagaCCATATTTAGAATACACTTGTATCATACAAATATGGGTGAGTCTGTAAATAACTGGTACAAAAATCTAGAGACCAACGCCCTCAAATGACCAAGTCTTGCAGTTTCTCATAGTACTCCCAGCATTACTCTCCCTTTGTTCTACCCTACCTGAAAaataaggaagattaaaaaatccTTTAGGATTGCTGAAAAAAACTCATGGTTACAGTCTTCCTTACTGAACTCTGTCTTGACAAAAGCACAATCTTATGACCTTTGCTACATTTTTTACTAACATTTTTCTATGTTCATTTTATGGCCACTTTGTATCTGTTTGTGGAAGAAGTCTAGAGAGCTTAGAAATTTCTCAACCACTCCACCATCTTCCTAGATTGCTGTCTCTGTCCATTTATTTTTGAGATTATGGAAGCTTTGATAGCAAGTGTTTTCTTCTATTGTTCTTTGTAGCAGCTTAAATCTGTTTTTGCTCACTCAGTATCCTTATTGTTTTCTATCTCCCAATACTGACATTGCtattaattcttattcttctgGGGATGCTGATAGACTGGATCTGGATAACAGTAAGAACTGTTATCTGTACAAAAAAATTGTGATAAGGTTGGAAAGATAGACTAGATTCAGGTTATGAAAGATATTAAGTCACTGAAAATTTTACACAAGATCTCAAGGGTAATTAGGAAAGTTTTGGATTTTTACTGATGAAGGAAGTGATGGAATCATACATGGGTGCCttaggaaactcatttgaattaCAGAGGAAAGAGACTTGCATTTGAAAGGTCAAGGGAATTTCCAGGCATAGATGTCCAGAAGCATCTATTGAAtggaaagcaggaaaaaaaatgcctCCATTCCTGAAAAATGTTCAAGAGAATCTCTTCTTACTCATAGCAAGTTGGCTCTCTGGTATATGAGATTTCAAAGTTAGTTGCCCTGTAAGAGAGCTAATACTTAACTTCCTTTAAGTAAACCAATACAATCTGTATATTCAAGGTAGGTTGATTATCTATCTACCCTAAGGCCTGGGTCTTGCTATAGGGCAGAGTTCCTAAATGTTTTGAAGATGCATCCCTTAAGTAAAAACagatatttacttatttatgaaTTAGATAATTCTACTATGATACTAATaattatgaatattaaaaacttgtttaaagcagaaattaaaagatgagataatatttaatcATAGAGTCAATAGAGAACCACTccagtttattgagtaggaaagTAAACTGTTCAGACCTGTatttcaggaaaatcattttgacagatgTGTGAAGTGtggattggagtgaggaaagatgagaaaaaagggaaatcaaTCAAGAAGTTACCTTAATAGTGCAAGAGAGAGGTAAGGAGACCAAGAACTAGGGCTGTGATTGTAGTATGGAGGGAGACATACAAGAGATATTGGTAGAGGTAGAAGGGAATAAGTTAGGAAAGAATCTTTCCTCACTAATCATATCTAGCTGTGTCATTTTACTAAGGTCaagaaaggttaagagacttgtcccaATTCACACAACTTATATGCCTGAGATAGAGGGTGAACATAGTTCTTCCTAACTCCGAGTCCAAGTGCTCTATGCTGTCACTCTGAGGGTGATGGAAAGGTAATGGTAATCACAACCCATGCCTGACTATGTAGTTagtaaagtgctttaaaatgtttcatggacaaatcattttggATACTACCCAACCAGGCATCCTCACAGCTAATCTCACTCCACTTTGAGGTGAAGTCAATGAATTCTCATTTCTTTAGACAAACTTTGGCTCATATCATTTCATGGATCTCCATTATTAAATAATCCATTATCTCCAAGCCACTTTTCTGATAATGATCTTTGCATTTAGATCTTCTGAAAGTAGACAAGGCAGTTGGACTTGCAACCCCAAGAATTTCTGGTTTGGGAAAACTGCCAGAGATTTTGCTTcatgtttctgccatactattttccagttttcctggaagtttttgtcaaataatgagttctcatCACTGAGtgggaaatgaatgaaattcAGTCATAGTCTAGGACATTACAGGGCAGTTAGGTAGATCAGTGGaggagaatatgagttcaaatttgaccccatatacctactagttatgtgatcttggacaagtcacttaaactcaattgtgcccccccccaaaagaaatataaagaaaagaatactgCCCTATCTCCTACTCACTGAAACTGGTGAGTCTTTGAGGTAGGATGAGGATAGAAGGATAGAAAGTCTCCTAGGAAGAGCAACAGCTATCAAAGCTGAGGATCTCTGCCCAGCTTTAGCAATTGTCCAAAGCACCTCTTACTGACTGCTGGCTCCTTAAGCATCTTCAAGGACTTTCCTCTCTAACTCCTGAACACTTTGGATATTATCCAAAAAAATCTATGTTCTACTGAAGATCTTTCAAAATTCTCTCTTCTCGTACAGAAGTCAACTCGTTGAAGGAGGATATAGCTAAATTGTGTGAGAAAATTGAGTCCATCCAACAAAAATATTACAAGTTAGAAAAAGGTAAGTATGTTGGGGCTGAGGCTAAGGCAATTATTTCTTTTAGTCTTTGCCTCTTTCTTATTTTCTGGACACACCCTCCTTTTACTAAGTTTTCTAAAGTTAGTTTATTGCTTTTCAAACCTCCTCAATAACTGGGCTTCTGTCCTGTCTAATGATGAGGAAAGGATGCTAATAAATTCatttgaaggaaatggaaaatacaGTCagggaaatagaaagagaaaggtgCATGGGATTCTAGCTTTGAGCTGGAAAGGATACTGGAGGTTACTaatccaatccccttattttaaagataaaggaaaCCAGACCAGTCAgcttaagggatttgcccaaaaTCAGACAGGGAGTTGATGGAGGCCCTAGAACACAAACCCAGTCCTCTGCTTCCACCTAGAGAATTATTTCTCCATTGCACCCCCCCCCGACTTAACACTAAGTGTCTCAGGTATTTCTCACCTCATTTTTCTTAATGGTGTAGGTTGGCAGGAAGACTTTGAAAATTTATGGATTCAGGGAAAGAAATGGCATCAAAGGGAAGAATTCTTCCACATGAAATTATGCTAATGTACCAGGATACCTAAATGCATCTAGGCTTATACACAAAAACATAGATTGTTAATGGATCCCATAATGGATGAGAGTTAATTgatccaaagaagagatatgtgCTGGAAACAGTAGTACCATAGTCTGGTCCATTCATTCACCCATGAATCATTCCCCAAAATGCAGACTTACAGAGATGTAGCTGGGTCTTGTGGTTCCAAGCTGTGTAGAAGCCAGAGTAATGATGGAAAATTGGATCCTTCTATTGTTACTTTGGGAATCTCCTCTTTGGCAGGCCTCCCAGAATAGgcaaaaaaagcacaaaaatgaaGTTAATTCTGACCATATCTCAGGTCAAGATTCCTCCTATGCTCCAATCTGGAGAGACTCCATTCTAGAAGCTCTTGATGTCTCCCTTCAATCTTTGTTCAATTCCCCCTTTAGGGGAATTATTTGGAAAAAGTGaattgagtcaaaaaaaaaaggaattttgttgTGCAAGGTAACTAAATGGCTGCCAGTGACTAAAGAGCATCATAACAGGctagaaaaaatgttttagaatcagatttgagttcaagtctcagTTCTGCCACTTAGTAGCTAAGTGATTTTTATGTTggtcagtcattttcaatcatgttagACCCTTGaggatcccatttggggttttcttggtacaTAGTCTAGgagtatttgccatttctttcactagttcattttaccaatgaggaaactgagataaaaagggttgcttagggtcatatagttaataaatgtttgaggccagatttgaacagatcttcctaattctaagtccATCACTCTCTGACATGCACCTAGCTGTCCTTGAGTGACTTAAGACTATGTTTGACCTGTCTGGAATCTTTGtgaaacaaattaaattacttcaaAAGTTGCTGCCAACTGCATAGGTCTACAGTCTAAATTTGAATCTAATTTCTACCAACAAAAATACCATACAACCTACTTAAACTAAGAAACCAGAATCATTTAACCAGGCTAATCATGGTGGgttgggagggaaggggaaatgagTTTCAAATAGTAATGTCAAGATCATGTTGCTCTAACTGGATGGTACCATAGACTCATATACCTGATACCTTCAGAAACACACAGAGCAAATGAAAATCCAATAGATTCATAGTGATAAGGTAAGGATGAGAAGTCTAGACTTCTGAGTTCATATTCCAGCTCTCCCGAGGTTTTGCAATCTGGTTTTAGAGATGTTTCTTAACTGCTCTGAGTCTTACTTCCTTCATCAGTAAATTGAGGATAGTTGGGCTAGAAGGCCACTCAGTTTTCCTTTCAGCTCAAAATCTTAAATGAACTTGGAAAAGACATCCTGCTATGGTGGAAAGaacatttaatttgcatttggaAACCCAGAGGTTCATCTAATAGTGTCAATACTTATCTTCAAGAATTGAGGTTCCTACGAGCTTTCATGGGATTGTCTAGGAATCCCAATAAGCCCATAACatgaattcaaatggaaaaatcatctACTTAGAAATGAATGTGCTAAATAGCACATAGCATATTAGGACTATTGTAAAGGCAGAAAAGTCATTTATAGTACCTGAGAGAATTGTGCTCTAATCCTGCCTTTAACACTAAttgtcagaatttgaactttggAAAGGCTCTTTTATACTCCACATAtcactttattcatttaaaaaatgaaagggttgaaacACCTCatctttaagatctcttccagatcCAAGAAGATAGCTCAAACTATAGTTTAGTTAtaaatttttagtcatttttataaCATCTCTTGAATCTCTCATAGCTATAGGCTATATTcataaaaaaaactttgttttcaTGGAAGTAGTTATCCTACACACTTATGTTTTTGGGGAATAGGGTTTATAAAATATCTTCAACCAagatttaaaaagaggaaaggtctacatatgcaaaaatatttatagcagccttttttggtggtaaaatattggaaattgaggggatgatcatcatttggggaatggataaacaatttgtggtatatgaatgtaatagaatactactcTTTGATGAATTGACAAATTTCAGTAAAATCTGGACATacatatgaactgattcaaagtgaaatgagcataagcaggaaaacattgtatacagaaaTAATAAATCTGTGTGATGATTAATTATGTataatttagctcttctcagcaaataCTATGATCAAGCAAGGACAAtatcaaaggactcatgatagaaaatgttgTCCACATATTGATAAAGAACTgatagattctgaatgcagaacaaaacataatattttccctttattttttgtgttttttttttccttttgggaaaacctgtttcttcttttacaactgtatataatatggaaataacctatatcaaattgtataTTATTCTAGGAAAAggggagatggggaaggaaaaatttagaactcaattttGTGATAGTGAATACTAAAAATTgcctttatatataattggaagaaaatgctatttaaaaagaaaataaaagaatactatCCAATTCAGCAAACCTTCATTAGACTTCTACTATGGACTAGACACTGTGCtcaacaatgaaaagaaaactagaaaaaatgaaaaaggaaaaggaaaaagcaacaCCATTCTCATTCCCACCCTGACTCCTTATcagggaatttacattctactatAGAGTATTTGGAAAGGTTTTTGAAGGAGGAGGTACCTGACCTTTACTTGTAGAAAGAGGAATCAAatcattcaatcaacatttattaagtgcctaaccTATATAAGGTGTTGTGATAAGTGTTAAAGCTTTGGAGAAATAGGACCTAAGAGGAAAAGTGCATTTCATACATGGGGCATGGATTGTACAACTGAATGGAGACAAGCTTGGGAATGATGAGTTCAGGGAAAGTCAGTAGACCTATCTGGCTGGAACAGCAATGTGAAGAAAGACTAAAAAGAGAGATTGGAATTATATGGAAAAAGATCTTTAATTTTTGACTtggtattttgtattttgttccaTATCAAGACTTAATCTGGTGTCTATCGCTCCCTAGTGGATCCTTGGAAAGATCTTTGATACTAcatgaatttgaatgggaaaaatgatatatctttattttcactgatcTGTACCAGAAATTTAGTATTACCTTTAGTTacttaaaaacatcattctgagaagatGTCTCAAGAGTTCACCAGTTTGCTAAAGGGATCCATGAGACACAAAAGGTTATGAACTTCTGCTTTATATGTAGTGGGGAGAGGCTAAGAATAGTTGAGCCAGGGAGCAGTTCGGGCTGATTTGATTTCTCTAGTCCCTCCATCCCCCACTTACCATTATAACACCAGATTAACTAACctctctgtttatatttcccTGTTTTCCTCCCTAGCACTCCCTCAAAATGTTAAAGTAGTTGGGAACAAGATATTCCGGACTATCGGCAAAGAAGGCAACTATAAAGAGTCAGTGAATTCATGCAAAGAAGAGGGTGGTAAAGTAGCCTCCCCTAGAAACGAAAAAGAGAATAATGCTCTAAAGGAGATTGTCTCAGAGTACAAAAAGGCAGCCTTTCTTGGCATGACTGATGCCAATGAAGAGGGCAAATTCGTTTATGAAACAGGAGAGACAGTGGGCTTTTCCAAATGGCGCAAAGGAGAGCCCAATAACAAGGGTGGAGGAGAGAACTGTGTTGAGATCTTTTCTAATGGCGAGTGGAATGACGACCCATGTGAGGAAACACATCTCATCATTTGTGAATTTTAAGTTTTAGTCTGTGTGGTGTGATCTAAGGAGAGGATGTTTTACTGTGGATTAGAGATGGGACCCAGAGATCATCAGGTGGAGGGCAATGTTACAGCCTTTagttaataaaaatagcaaaattttatGCTAGCTATagtttctctgaatgtgaatctAGTTATTCCACCAGGACTGAGATGGGAAGGTGAGATGATGTGGCCACCACCCAACCCAGGGTTCTAAACCTGCCTTCCTAAAAGTCTTCAAAtagatttttacctttttaactCATAAGACATTCACTAAACACTGCAAGGCAATCACTGTGCTAGGctctactctttttaaaaatactacagGCTTCCTTTCCTGGCATTTATGATGGAAGACTAATGAAATGGAGCCCTTCTGAGATGTTTTTTCTCAGAATTAGAACTTGAGAAACTTGTGGAAAAAATCTGTCTtagttttctatttctatctctagcaCTTATCACCttgcttggaatataacatttaataaaggcattatcattcattcatccattcctttcatttgttcatttaactTTGCTTTTAATATAGCAAATGACTACTTTGAATGTCTACTTTGATGAATCAAGAAAAGATATAATGAACATAAAGCTATCAAAGAGAAGATCAACACAtttaaagcaaatatttattcaataccatttatatatatattagaaattagaaaataaacttttaaaatattcttttaaaaagtcagaCAGTAGCACATTAGCAAAATACAGTATTTATAATCCTGAGATTTTGTTATTGAGTTAAGTCCTATTTGATTCTTTGAGgaccaatttggggttttcttggcaatgatggTAGGGTGGTCTTACTCTTCACTCACTTtaggatgaggaaacagaggcaaatatgattaaatgacttcctctAGGTCAAACAGTgtctaaggtgagatttgaatttagtAAGATAAGTCTTCAGATCCAGCAATCTATCcactaagcactttaaaaaagtACCATTTGTATAAGTACTCATTGCTTTAGGCACCAGCATCTTTGAAAAGTCTTGCTCATTCCACTGATTTATTAGTGCCTTCTTCTTCTACCAAATTACTCTAAGAAGGCTTAACCCTTCTCCTGAATTATTGGTACCTTTCAATTCTCCCaaattatttggaatttatttATCTGTCAATATTAGAttctagatttagagatggaagggagttTAGGAATCATTTAGTTCAATATCCTGATTTTGAGAGTGAATGAACTGAAGACCAAAGAGGGGAAATAGCTATCCAAAGTCCGACAGTTAGAGAGATAGAAAATTGAGTTTTGTACCAAAATCCTATGACACCTAGGTCAACTCTCTACTCACTGAACCACAGTGACTCCCCAATTCTTTATAGACCTAAAAGAATGTGACTTCAATAACCTCCTAGCAGGTTTAATATTCTGCTTCAATGAAAAGTGCAAAAAAGTGATCAAATTCacaggaaagataaaaaagaattttaacgaattttcatttcaaaaaaaattgaaaaatcgaGTCATGAGAAAGAGACATTCAAATCAATTTTGCTGTAGATTGATTTCTATTTGATAGCAAGGGAAGGAATGAAGTAAAACTTTTTAGGATGGACAAAAGTTTGTTTTAAATGGCCAAATGATAGAATGTCACATCTCCAAATAACAGGGCTGAATAGTCAAGCAAAGACAAATATGGATTTTAGAAAAGACTGTGCTCTTGGAATCCGCAGACCTGGCTTCAAGTCATGGTTCCTTCACTTACTATTCATGTGACATTGAGCAAGAAACATAATattttggggcctcagtttccccatctataaaatgagaagattgttCTGGATGGTCTCTAAGGTACTCTGACAAAATAGAATGAAATCTGGGGTCATGTGAATCCATATTTGGGATCAAGAACCTGATGGCTCTATcaattcagtcagtcaataaacatttatgtttaTGATGTGTTATACTAGGCACCATGTaaaatattgaagagagaaaaataaggggggggggggagaaatggtGCCTGCCTTTGAGAAGCTTCCATTCTcatgggaaagacaacatacaaatgaTACAAAGAAGTTATAACCAGAGCAAATGAAAGACAATCTGAGAAGGAAAGGTTTTAGAAGTAGGAATGGAGAGTGGGGAAAGGAACAGGCTGGGGAAAGACTTGTTTTAGAAAGTAAGAGTAGAATTGATCTGGAAGGAACTATGGAAATTAAGAGGTAGAAGTGAGAGGGCATAGAATTCTAGGAGTAGAATATAGGCCAGTGCAAAGGTTTTCAGGAAAGATCTTGATCAACTTACAGTGAATTGTAGGATCACAGATTTACAGCTAGAAGGGACCCTAGAGAGTATGGCAAACTTTGTGCCTCAATGCAAGCACCTGAAAAGGAGAGCTGTAAAGTGGATGAACTTCTTCTGGCTCTAAACACATGATCATATCATCCAATGTTGACTATTGTCAAGGAaccctgaactttttttttaggttttttcaaggcaaatggggttaagtggcttgcccaagaccacatagctaggtaattattaaatgttggaggcccgatttgaactcaagtactcctgagtccagggctggtgctctatccactgcgccaactagccaccccaaccctGAACTTTTAAtatactagtcataaaaattgcttGGTTTGTTCAGCAAAAAGGGTGAACATTGTTATGATTATAAATTCATACAAAAGACTAGGTTTTTTCctggatcatatatatatatatatatatatatatatatatatatatatatatatatatatatatatatatatatatatatatataacttttgtGAGGGGGAATAAAACCAATTCATCTAATACATTAATCCTTATATCCccatttagagaagaaaaaataaaactaatttcttAAATTGTGGAGACAGTATGCACAGATCACTTACATCTGGTCCCTATTTGGTCATCCCTTTCATTTAGCAATTAACAACATAGCTTGAAAAATTGCTTCCAGACATTGATGCCATTGCTGCATATGATAGCACAAAAGTAGCTATAGTTGCCCAATCTTGCTCCACAGAAAGTAGTCAGAAGCTGATTCATAGCAACGCAAATGGCCCATATCACATTCCATATTCATCTATAGGGATGGCATCTAGAGTCAAAATTCAGTATCCATAGGTGACTCTGAATTAATTGTGCAGCTTCCTTTTTTAAGAATGGTCTGAGACTGTTGTTCTCTGAGATCATTGATGATTACTCAGTGAGGTTGGGATAGCCCAGCCATATTGCAGCTGCTTCAGTTGACATCTTGTTT from Macrotis lagotis isolate mMagLag1 chromosome 4, bilby.v1.9.chrom.fasta, whole genome shotgun sequence includes the following:
- the LOC141520970 gene encoding uncharacterized protein LOC141520970, with translation MLLLSLSALVLFISTVAAQNEEQITSRNDISNACSLITCAPGENGLPGRNGTDGKVGPKGDKGDPGPPGPRGPPGPPGKIGPIGPQGNNGSIGNPGPKGDPGEKGFPGTPGLPGCEGRPGPQGEKGPPGEKGPKGNDGDKGSPGKPGHQGARGPKGPPGPKGDKGSPGKEGNCCLSEVNSLKEDIAKLCEKIESIQQKYYKLEKALPQNVKVVGNKIFRTIGKEGNYKESVNSCKEEGGKVASPRNEKENNALKEIVSEYKKAAFLGMTDANEEGKFVYETGETVGFSKWRKGEPNNKGGGENCVEIFSNGEWNDDPCEETHLIICEF